The region ATCAACAAATATCAGCAAGAAGTTAAATCTCATGGTAATAAAGTAAAATCCTTACAACGTGTCATTACCAAAGTAGGTAATGCTACTTTAATGACAAATATTACCACAGCTTCTGGTTTTGGAACTTTTATTTTAACCGAAAGTAAATTGCTTAAAGAATTTGGGATTGTAGCGTCCTTAAGTATCATTGCCATTTTTATATTGTGTTTACTTATTATTCCTATACTATATACATTCTTACCTTTCCCTAAAGAACGCCATCTAGAACATTTAAACAAGCGTTGGATAGGTGCTTTTGTGGGTTGGATGGAACAAATGGTTAGACACAGACGCATTTCTATTTACATGTCTGCAGTTGTATTATTAGCCGTGAGTATTATTGGTATTTATCAAATTAAAATCTCCGGGAGTCTACTAGAGGATATGCCTCAAAAAGCACCTTTCTTTAAAGATATAGAGTTTTTTGAACAAGAATTTGATGGTATAATGCCTTTAGAATTAATGGTAGATACGCAACGTAAAAAGGGCGTCATGAAACTAAGTACCTTAAAACGAATAGACGAACTTGAAGAAGCCATTATAGATATACCCGAATTATCCAGACCTATTTCAATTGTTAGTTTAGTAAAATATTCTAAACAAGCATACTATAACGGAAATCCAAAATATTACCAACTACCAACTTCTCAAGAGAGTAGTTTTATTATGTCTTACGCCAAAAACTCTTCTAACGATACCGATCTGCTAGAAAGTTTTGTAGATAGCACAGGGCGATATGCGCGTATTACAACTTTTATGAAAGACATTGGTACAGACAAGATGCAAGGTATAGAAGATCAGTTACAAACTAAAATAGACAAGTTATTTCCAGACGATCGTTATAAAGTTGTCATGACTGGAAAGGCTTTAGTTTTCCAGAAAGGAACCACATACTTAGTTAAAAATTTAGCCATCTCATTAACCTTAGCCATCTTACTAATAGCCTTATTTATGGCTTATATGTTTAGATCGTTTAAAATGATTTTAATCTCATTAATTCCTAACTTATTACCTTTACTTATTACCGCTGGTCTTATGGGCTATTTAGGCGTACCTATAAAACCATCTACTATACTCGTATTTAGTATTGCATTTGGAATTTCTGTAGACGATACCATTCACTTTTTAGCTAAATACAGACAAGAATTACAAGCTAATAATTGGAAAATTAAACGTTCCGTTTATGGTGCCTTACGCGAAACTGGAGTAAGTATGTTTTATACTTCTACGGTCTTATTTTTTGGATTTTCTGTATTTATGATTTCAAGTTTTGGTGGTACTGTAGCCTTAGGCGGATTGGTATCTGTTACGTTATTATTTGCTATGCTATCTAATTTACTACTCTTACCATCTTTATTATTATCATTAGAACGTAATATTGCCAATAAGGAAGTCTTAAAAAAACCTACAATTAATATTATCCCAGAAGATAATGACAAAACCGAAGATGAAGACGAAGATGAAGAAAAACTATAACAACAATTAAACCATGCTGTGTA is a window of Formosa sediminum DNA encoding:
- a CDS encoding efflux RND transporter permease subunit, which codes for MLKLFTTGFWERIARLILRNKITILVLIILATIFLSTQWKYMRFTYTEANLLPDHHEVNKTYNTFLDIFGEEGNLIVLGIKDSTFFTVDKLNAWNKLSESFKSSSEVDAVISIKDLQKLIKNDSLKKFTLKPFISDSLTTSQQVDTLQTELFENYPFYDNFLFNKKTKTIRTAIYMNKDVVNTPARKDFVMNKLIPKIETFEKETGLDVHISGMPYVRTLNAQNIVDEIGLFVGAALLVTSLIFFFFFRSFRATFISLIVVCIGVMWTLGLLGLLKYEITVLTALIPPLIIVIGIPNCIFLINKYQQEVKSHGNKVKSLQRVITKVGNATLMTNITTASGFGTFILTESKLLKEFGIVASLSIIAIFILCLLIIPILYTFLPFPKERHLEHLNKRWIGAFVGWMEQMVRHRRISIYMSAVVLLAVSIIGIYQIKISGSLLEDMPQKAPFFKDIEFFEQEFDGIMPLELMVDTQRKKGVMKLSTLKRIDELEEAIIDIPELSRPISIVSLVKYSKQAYYNGNPKYYQLPTSQESSFIMSYAKNSSNDTDLLESFVDSTGRYARITTFMKDIGTDKMQGIEDQLQTKIDKLFPDDRYKVVMTGKALVFQKGTTYLVKNLAISLTLAILLIALFMAYMFRSFKMILISLIPNLLPLLITAGLMGYLGVPIKPSTILVFSIAFGISVDDTIHFLAKYRQELQANNWKIKRSVYGALRETGVSMFYTSTVLFFGFSVFMISSFGGTVALGGLVSVTLLFAMLSNLLLLPSLLLSLERNIANKEVLKKPTINIIPEDNDKTEDEDEDEEKL